A genome region from Sphingorhabdus sp. SMR4y includes the following:
- the purT gene encoding formate-dependent phosphoribosylglycinamide formyltransferase — translation MTHTKKILLLGSGELGREFTISAKRLGARVIACDAYDDAPAMQVADGREIFSMLDGEKLRAAVEKHHPDLIVPEVEAIRTEILAEVEADGYHVVPSARATQLTMNRDAIRDVAAQELGLTTSKYHYAESFAEVASAADDIGLPLVIKPVMSSSGKGQSKVDSADQLEEAWDYAVANMRGDRARVIVEQFIDFDYEITLLTVRTKDGILFCPPIGHRQERGDYQESWQPAAMTDAALASAQDMARKVVENLGGGGKGWGLFGVEFFVTRQGEVIFSELSPRPHDTGMVTSIGQNLSEFDLHARAIMGLPVPHIALTAPASASAVILADRDSDQFEFAGVADALALGGEGAETDVRIFGKPVTRPYRRMAVALATGADTDAARKLAKQAADVVRIEYS, via the coding sequence ATGACTCACACCAAGAAAATCCTTCTCCTAGGCTCCGGCGAACTGGGCCGCGAATTCACCATCTCGGCGAAGCGGCTCGGCGCCCGTGTGATTGCCTGTGATGCCTATGACGATGCGCCTGCCATGCAGGTTGCCGACGGTCGCGAAATCTTCTCCATGCTTGACGGCGAAAAACTGCGCGCTGCGGTCGAAAAACACCATCCCGATCTGATTGTTCCAGAAGTCGAGGCGATCCGGACGGAGATTTTGGCCGAAGTCGAAGCGGACGGCTATCATGTCGTGCCCTCAGCCCGCGCCACACAATTGACGATGAATCGTGACGCGATCCGTGATGTTGCCGCGCAAGAGCTGGGCCTGACCACCTCGAAATATCATTATGCCGAAAGTTTCGCGGAAGTCGCCAGCGCTGCCGACGATATCGGCCTGCCGCTGGTGATCAAGCCGGTGATGTCCTCGTCCGGCAAGGGGCAGAGCAAGGTCGACAGCGCCGACCAGCTGGAAGAGGCATGGGACTATGCCGTCGCCAATATGCGCGGCGACCGGGCGCGGGTGATTGTCGAGCAGTTCATCGACTTCGATTACGAGATCACGCTGCTGACCGTGCGAACGAAAGATGGCATCCTCTTCTGTCCGCCAATCGGCCATCGGCAGGAGCGCGGCGATTATCAGGAAAGCTGGCAACCGGCGGCAATGACCGACGCGGCGCTCGCCTCGGCCCAGGACATGGCGCGCAAGGTCGTCGAAAATCTGGGTGGCGGCGGCAAGGGCTGGGGCCTGTTCGGGGTCGAATTTTTTGTCACCAGACAGGGCGAAGTGATCTTTTCCGAACTCAGCCCGCGGCCCCACGATACCGGCATGGTCACCTCGATCGGCCAGAATCTCAGCGAATTCGACCTGCACGCCCGCGCGATCATGGGGCTTCCGGTCCCGCATATCGCGCTGACCGCACCAGCCAGCGCCAGCGCGGTGATCCTGGCGGACCGGGACAGCGACCAGTTTGAATTTGCCGGCGTGGCGGACGCGCTGGCGCTGGGCGGCGAAGGCGCAGAAACGGACGTACGCATATTCGGCAAGCCGGTGACGCGGCCATACCGGCGGATGGCGGTGGCGCTGGCGACGGGTGCGGATACGGACGCGGCGCGGAAGCTGGCGAAGCAGGCGGCGGACGTGGTGAGGATTGAATATTCCTGA
- a CDS encoding glutathione S-transferase family protein, translating into MTASLVLYGSPLSPFQRKVEAVMALKGLDYDCEDVNVMGMPDWYKAISPLGRIPSLRDRDIAEDGAAGTITDSSAICGYLEKRQPEPSVYPADAFDHGRALWLEEYADTGLAMAGGMGVFRPIIFNLFQRKQPDIETARKTWNEKLPPLWDYLEHYLDGRSHFIGDSITIADISVAAQIAQTEMLAGLPDKSRWPSLVAHFEAMKAHDCFQRNNAGCDRILAKLVPEKYDLGA; encoded by the coding sequence ATGACCGCATCTCTCGTCCTCTACGGCTCGCCTCTGTCTCCCTTCCAGCGCAAGGTCGAGGCGGTGATGGCGCTCAAGGGGCTCGACTATGATTGCGAGGACGTCAATGTCATGGGCATGCCCGACTGGTACAAGGCGATCAGCCCGCTTGGCCGCATTCCCTCGCTCCGCGACCGCGACATTGCCGAAGATGGCGCTGCGGGTACGATCACCGACAGTTCGGCAATCTGTGGCTATCTGGAAAAGCGGCAGCCGGAACCGTCGGTCTATCCCGCCGATGCGTTCGACCATGGCCGGGCGCTGTGGCTGGAGGAATATGCCGATACCGGGCTGGCCATGGCTGGCGGCATGGGCGTGTTCCGGCCGATCATCTTCAATCTGTTCCAGCGCAAGCAGCCGGATATCGAAACGGCGCGCAAAACCTGGAACGAGAAGCTGCCGCCGCTCTGGGACTATCTCGAACACTATCTCGATGGCCGCTCCCATTTCATTGGCGATAGCATCACCATCGCCGACATTTCTGTCGCCGCGCAGATCGCCCAGACCGAGATGCTGGCCGGGCTGCCGGACAAATCCCGCTGGCCATCGCTGGTTGCCCATTTCGAGGCGATGAAGGCGCATGACTGTTTCCAGCGTAACAACGCGGGCTGTGACAGAATATTGGCGAAGCTGGTGCCGGAGAAATATGACCTGGGCGCCTGA
- a CDS encoding crotonase/enoyl-CoA hydratase family protein yields the protein MVEKKYECFDVEIDNGIAHIRMNRPEKLNSMNRAFWNDLPEIVEDIDINARARVIVISSTGKHFSAGMDLSVFAPQPDEKIDGADKHVVAEMFRSNVKRIQHSFNALEEARIPVLFALHGGVIGGAIDMISAGDIRWCTKDAIFCIQETNIGMTADVGTFPRLQRYIPEGWVKEMAYTGRRIDAAKAKEIGLVNDIFETQEECLAHVMATAKEIASKSPLAVTGCKVLINYGRDHNTADTLDYIGVWNAGMFPPSHIQEAVAAMGENREPDFPDLLPLRTTAL from the coding sequence ATGGTCGAGAAAAAATATGAATGTTTCGATGTCGAAATCGACAATGGCATCGCCCATATCCGGATGAACCGTCCGGAAAAGCTCAACAGCATGAACCGTGCATTCTGGAACGATCTGCCGGAAATCGTCGAAGATATTGATATTAACGCCCGCGCCCGGGTCATCGTCATCAGTTCCACCGGCAAGCATTTTTCCGCCGGCATGGATCTCTCTGTTTTCGCGCCGCAACCGGACGAAAAGATCGATGGCGCGGACAAACATGTCGTCGCGGAAATGTTCCGTTCCAATGTCAAACGGATACAGCATAGCTTCAATGCGCTGGAAGAAGCCCGCATTCCCGTCCTGTTCGCGCTGCACGGCGGCGTTATCGGCGGCGCGATCGACATGATCAGCGCCGGTGATATCCGCTGGTGCACCAAAGATGCAATTTTCTGCATCCAGGAAACCAATATCGGCATGACCGCCGATGTCGGCACCTTCCCGCGCCTGCAGCGCTATATCCCCGAAGGCTGGGTCAAGGAAATGGCCTATACCGGTCGCCGGATCGACGCCGCCAAGGCGAAGGAAATCGGGCTGGTCAACGATATATTCGAGACGCAGGAAGAATGCCTGGCCCATGTCATGGCAACCGCGAAGGAAATTGCATCCAAATCGCCGCTAGCAGTCACCGGCTGCAAGGTGCTGATCAACTATGGCCGCGATCATAATACGGCGGACACGCTCGACTATATCGGCGTCTGGAATGCCGGCATGTTCCCGCCGTCGCATATCCAGGAAGCGGTCGCCGCGATGGGCGAGAATCGCGAACCGGATTTCCCCGATCTCCTGCCGCTCAGAACCACAGCATTATAG
- a CDS encoding cysteine synthase A, whose amino-acid sequence MTIIPNTLELIGNTPLVRLSGPSEEAGCDIYGKCEFANPGASVKDRAALFIVQDAEERGLLKPGGRIVEGTAGNTGIGIALVANAKGYKSTIVMPETQSKEKMDTLRALGAELITVPAAPYSNPGHFVHTSRRLAEETEGAVWANQFDNVANRRAHIETTAEEIWDQMDGKIDGFACAVGTGGTLAGVGMGLKAKDENVTIALSDPHGAALYEYYAHGELKSDGSSVAEGIGQGRITGNLEDAPVDRQYRISDEEGLAWVERLLMDEGLCLGLSSGINVAGAIALGKELGPGSRVATILCDTGFRYLSSLYNAAWLKEKGLPVFPWLDNDG is encoded by the coding sequence ATGACCATCATTCCAAACACACTCGAACTGATCGGCAATACGCCGCTCGTGCGCCTGTCCGGCCCCAGCGAAGAAGCCGGCTGCGATATTTACGGCAAATGCGAATTTGCCAATCCCGGTGCGTCGGTGAAAGACCGAGCCGCATTGTTCATCGTTCAGGATGCCGAAGAGCGCGGACTGCTGAAACCGGGGGGACGGATTGTCGAAGGCACGGCGGGCAATACCGGCATCGGGATCGCGCTGGTTGCCAATGCCAAGGGCTACAAGTCGACGATCGTCATGCCGGAGACCCAGAGCAAGGAGAAAATGGATACGCTGCGCGCGCTCGGCGCCGAGCTGATCACCGTGCCGGCCGCGCCTTATTCAAACCCTGGCCATTTTGTCCACACCTCTCGCCGTCTGGCAGAAGAAACCGAAGGTGCGGTCTGGGCCAACCAGTTCGACAATGTCGCGAACCGTCGTGCGCATATCGAAACGACGGCCGAGGAAATCTGGGACCAGATGGACGGCAAGATCGATGGCTTTGCCTGTGCGGTCGGAACCGGAGGCACGCTGGCTGGCGTCGGCATGGGGCTGAAGGCGAAGGACGAGAATGTGACCATCGCATTGTCCGATCCGCACGGCGCAGCGCTCTATGAATATTACGCCCATGGCGAGCTCAAGTCCGACGGCAGCAGTGTTGCCGAAGGCATAGGGCAGGGCCGGATTACCGGCAATCTCGAAGATGCGCCGGTGGACAGGCAATATCGCATTTCCGACGAGGAAGGGCTCGCCTGGGTCGAACGGCTGCTGATGGACGAGGGTCTGTGCCTGGGCCTGTCCTCGGGCATCAATGTCGCCGGCGCGATCGCGCTGGGCAAGGAGCTGGGGCCAGGCAGCCGGGTTGCGACGATCCTGTGCGATACCGGTTTCCGTTACCTGTCCTCGCTCTACAACGCGGCATGGCTGAAGGAAAAGGGGTTGCCGGTATTCCCCTGGCTCGACAATGATGGATAA
- a CDS encoding division/cell wall cluster transcriptional repressor MraZ codes for MSVAYAYSGSAISAIDDKGRLSVPAFLRKNLVESSDGRTLCLGTHEKWDCLVGFGLSRKADMLAEIDKQWEAAIARGESFDKDAAGARKFSSLQDLSFDASGRFILPAQLRDIGNLEDNVLFHGIGTTFCLWNPQTLLDTTDDVPVDRRLVEYHLKEAGEKGGGKQK; via the coding sequence GTGTCAGTTGCATATGCATATTCAGGCTCTGCAATATCGGCGATAGACGACAAGGGTCGTCTTTCGGTCCCCGCATTTCTGCGTAAAAATCTGGTGGAAAGCAGCGATGGCCGGACCCTGTGTCTCGGCACGCATGAGAAATGGGATTGCCTCGTCGGCTTCGGCCTCAGCCGCAAAGCCGATATGCTTGCTGAAATTGACAAGCAGTGGGAAGCGGCGATCGCGCGGGGCGAGAGCTTTGACAAGGACGCTGCCGGTGCCCGGAAATTCTCTTCCCTGCAGGATCTGAGTTTTGATGCCAGTGGTCGCTTCATTCTGCCGGCGCAACTGCGCGACATTGGCAATCTGGAAGATAATGTTCTGTTCCACGGGATCGGTACGACCTTCTGTCTGTGGAACCCGCAGACCTTGCTCGACACTACCGATGATGTGCCGGTCGATCGCCGTCTGGTCGAATATCATCTGAAAGAGGCTGGCGAGAAGGGTGGAGGGAAGCAGAAATGA
- the rsmH gene encoding 16S rRNA (cytosine(1402)-N(4))-methyltransferase RsmH — protein sequence MTTAASARHVPVLIDEVINALAIIPGETHVDGTFGAGGYSTAMLQAGAHVHAFDQDPDAIATGQQMVDDAKGQLTLHHARYSEMAEILVENEVDGVTLDIGVSSMQLDQAERGFSFQKDGPLDMRMARDGESAADFLNEADEEMIADVIYRYGEERRSRRIAKAIVEARPLTRTSELAKVVRKALGYRAGDKKDPATRTFQAIRIHINRELGELEDGLAAAERLLQPGGRLAVVTFHSLEDRIVKNFLRDRSGQKSSGSRHLPQVNETRPAPTFHKPAKAVRPAGAEQALNPRARSATLRSAVRTDAPVSVGGGQ from the coding sequence ATGACCACCGCTGCATCCGCCCGCCATGTTCCCGTCCTGATCGATGAAGTGATCAATGCGCTCGCCATCATTCCCGGCGAGACCCATGTCGATGGCACCTTCGGCGCTGGCGGTTATAGCACCGCGATGTTGCAGGCAGGCGCGCATGTGCACGCTTTTGATCAGGATCCCGACGCGATTGCCACCGGTCAGCAGATGGTCGATGATGCCAAGGGCCAGTTGACCCTCCACCACGCCCGCTATTCCGAAATGGCCGAGATACTGGTCGAAAACGAGGTCGACGGTGTCACGCTCGATATCGGCGTTTCCTCCATGCAGCTGGACCAGGCCGAACGCGGCTTTTCCTTTCAGAAAGACGGCCCGCTCGACATGCGTATGGCGCGGGACGGCGAAAGCGCGGCAGATTTTCTCAACGAAGCCGACGAAGAAATGATCGCCGATGTCATTTATCGCTACGGTGAAGAGCGTCGGTCGCGGCGGATCGCCAAGGCGATCGTCGAAGCGCGACCGCTTACGCGTACTTCCGAACTGGCGAAGGTCGTTCGCAAGGCTCTGGGCTATCGCGCCGGTGACAAGAAAGATCCGGCAACCCGGACATTCCAGGCGATCCGCATCCACATCAATCGCGAATTGGGCGAACTGGAAGACGGTCTGGCCGCAGCCGAAAGGCTGTTGCAGCCTGGTGGCAGGCTGGCCGTGGTGACTTTCCACAGCCTCGAGGATCGTATCGTCAAAAATTTTCTGCGGGACCGCAGCGGGCAGAAGTCCTCCGGCTCCCGTCATCTCCCCCAGGTTAACGAGACACGGCCGGCACCCACCTTTCATAAACCAGCCAAAGCGGTGCGTCCGGCCGGGGCGGAGCAGGCTCTTAATCCCCGGGCCCGCTCCGCCACCCTCAGATCAGCGGTGCGCACAGACGCGCCGGTCAGCGTCGGGGGTGGGCAATGA
- a CDS encoding peptidoglycan D,D-transpeptidase FtsI family protein, with protein sequence MTTLLANSKKVQFSGKAKEITANAHFRLMILLLVFLAAFTIVIGRLISLTILEDAAPYRPSSSAFIPPRGDIVDRNGVPMARTILGYAVRVVPARVLGDKDVLARQLSAIFPDTSAAYFLEKLNSPHPTYLRRRALPEQVKQIHALGEIGIEFPREDERLYPQRALAAHVLGYVDADGKGVMGMERALNDRLVDEKLRGTPSILSIDSRAQAALESELQDAMRITEARGAAGIILDVQTGEVMALASLPLFDPNKIRRASMKHQNNEVTQSVFELGSTFKPLTIAAALDAGTVTDLAVRYNAMEPIKVGGFTIKDDHSQNRYLNVPETLVHSSNIVTARIADNLGQEAMENMFRRLGFDERPHIELFERGHPLWPRNWGRVTNMTVAYGHGIAVTPLHLASAYAAMVNGGIWRPATLLKVEPGKEAKGRRVFKAATSARMRQLLRMIVSDGTGRKADAPGYRIGGKTGSAEKPSGGGYNKTSLVSTFAAAFPMDNPRYVVIAMLDEPKGTAETSFQRTAGWTAAPVVQKVVSRVGPMLGVIPDDHRDVDVSELTPLLWKPKITANESNDATE encoded by the coding sequence ATGACCACACTTCTCGCCAACAGCAAGAAGGTGCAGTTTTCGGGAAAAGCGAAAGAAATAACCGCGAACGCCCATTTCCGTCTGATGATATTGCTGCTGGTGTTTCTGGCGGCCTTTACGATCGTAATCGGACGACTGATCAGCCTTACGATATTGGAAGATGCGGCGCCCTATCGCCCCTCGAGCAGTGCGTTCATTCCGCCGCGTGGTGATATCGTCGACCGCAATGGGGTGCCGATGGCTCGTACGATCCTGGGCTATGCCGTCCGGGTTGTTCCGGCGCGGGTGCTGGGCGACAAGGATGTTCTGGCGCGGCAGCTCTCGGCTATATTCCCCGACACCAGTGCGGCCTATTTTCTGGAAAAGCTCAACAGCCCCCATCCAACCTATCTCCGCCGCAGGGCGTTGCCGGAACAGGTCAAGCAGATCCATGCGCTGGGTGAAATCGGGATCGAATTTCCCCGCGAGGACGAACGCCTCTATCCCCAGCGCGCCCTCGCCGCCCATGTGCTGGGATATGTCGACGCTGACGGCAAAGGCGTTATGGGCATGGAAAGGGCGCTCAATGACCGGCTTGTAGACGAGAAGCTGCGCGGCACGCCGTCGATTCTGTCAATCGACAGCCGGGCGCAAGCGGCTCTGGAGAGCGAGCTTCAGGACGCGATGCGGATAACAGAAGCGCGGGGCGCGGCAGGGATCATTCTCGATGTCCAGACCGGGGAAGTCATGGCGCTGGCTTCCTTGCCGCTGTTCGATCCGAACAAGATCCGCAGGGCATCGATGAAACACCAGAACAATGAGGTGACCCAGAGTGTGTTCGAACTCGGATCGACCTTCAAGCCTCTGACCATCGCCGCCGCACTCGACGCCGGCACGGTGACGGATCTGGCGGTGCGCTACAATGCGATGGAACCGATCAAGGTCGGCGGCTTCACGATCAAGGACGATCACAGTCAGAACCGCTATCTGAACGTGCCGGAAACGCTGGTGCACAGTTCCAATATCGTTACCGCCCGGATTGCCGACAATCTGGGACAGGAAGCCATGGAGAACATGTTCCGCCGGCTTGGTTTCGACGAACGGCCGCATATCGAACTGTTCGAACGCGGTCATCCGCTTTGGCCACGCAACTGGGGCAGGGTGACCAATATGACAGTGGCTTACGGTCACGGAATCGCCGTGACTCCGCTGCATCTCGCCAGCGCTTATGCGGCAATGGTCAATGGCGGTATCTGGCGCCCGGCGACCTTGCTGAAAGTGGAGCCGGGCAAGGAAGCCAAGGGGCGGCGGGTCTTCAAGGCAGCGACCAGCGCCCGCATGCGCCAGTTGCTGCGGATGATTGTTTCGGACGGCACTGGCCGCAAGGCCGACGCGCCGGGGTACCGGATCGGCGGCAAAACCGGATCGGCGGAAAAGCCTTCGGGAGGCGGCTATAACAAGACGTCGCTGGTTTCGACCTTTGCCGCGGCCTTCCCGATGGACAATCCGCGCTACGTCGTCATCGCCATGCTCGACGAGCCCAAGGGAACGGCCGAGACATCCTTCCAGCGCACCGCCGGCTGGACAGCGGCACCCGTGGTGCAAAAAGTCGTGTCGCGGGTCGGACCGATGCTCGGTGTCATTCCCGATGACCATCGCGACGTCGATGTTTCCGAATTGACGCCGCTTCTCTGGAAGCCCAAAATCACAGCCAATGAGTCAAATGATGCGACTGAATAA
- a CDS encoding UDP-N-acetylmuramoyl-L-alanyl-D-glutamate--2,6-diaminopimelate ligase has protein sequence MRLNNLVPEVAGEDGEQAVTGFAIDHRKIAPGNIFGAFRGARFNGEDYIEAAIAAGAIAVVARPAARVEGAVHISDEEPRRLFARMAARYFTPTPAHVAAVTGTNGKTSTAELTRQLWRMDGCNSASIGTLGVTTADEQVKTGLTTPDIVTFLSNMSGLAREGVGHAIFEASSHGLSQYRTEGLPVTVAAFTNLSRDHLDYHGDMDSYFEAKMRLFDEVVADNGTAVIWADDDPWSGKAIQRAKDRGLELLTVGEQGETLRLVSQTPTHLGQVLMVKAEGNTHRISLPLIGAYQAANILCAAAIVLATGGQLQNIFDHMQRVQPVRGRMERAVITRAGAPVYVDYAHTPDALRAAIAALRPHVGGKLITIFGAGGDRDKGKRPEMGAIAVEQSDHVIVTDDNPRSEDPATIRAEIMAGATGAEEVADRRAAIARAIGRAGPQDIILLAGKGHEQGQIIGDRVIPFDDVEVARECAGAQPL, from the coding sequence ATGCGACTGAATAATCTGGTACCGGAAGTGGCGGGCGAGGACGGCGAACAGGCGGTCACCGGCTTTGCCATCGACCATCGCAAAATTGCACCCGGCAATATATTCGGCGCGTTCCGGGGTGCCCGGTTCAACGGAGAAGATTATATCGAAGCGGCGATTGCCGCCGGTGCCATTGCCGTGGTCGCGCGACCCGCTGCCCGGGTCGAGGGTGCTGTCCATATTTCCGATGAAGAGCCGCGGCGATTGTTCGCCCGGATGGCGGCGCGTTACTTCACGCCGACACCGGCCCATGTCGCGGCGGTCACCGGAACCAATGGCAAGACGTCGACGGCGGAACTGACCCGCCAGCTATGGCGGATGGATGGCTGCAACAGCGCCTCGATCGGAACGCTCGGTGTCACCACTGCCGATGAACAGGTGAAGACCGGATTGACCACGCCGGATATCGTCACCTTTCTCTCCAACATGTCCGGTCTGGCGCGGGAAGGGGTCGGTCATGCGATTTTTGAAGCGTCGAGCCACGGCCTGTCACAATATCGCACGGAAGGTCTGCCGGTCACCGTTGCGGCCTTCACCAATCTGAGCCGCGACCATCTCGACTATCATGGCGACATGGACAGCTATTTTGAAGCCAAGATGCGGCTGTTTGACGAAGTCGTGGCGGACAACGGTACCGCCGTTATCTGGGCCGATGACGATCCCTGGTCGGGCAAGGCGATCCAGCGGGCAAAGGATCGTGGACTTGAACTGCTTACCGTTGGCGAGCAGGGCGAGACGTTGCGGCTGGTGTCCCAGACGCCGACCCATCTGGGGCAGGTGTTGATGGTCAAGGCGGAGGGCAATACCCATCGCATTTCACTGCCGCTGATCGGCGCCTATCAGGCCGCCAATATTCTTTGCGCAGCCGCTATCGTGCTGGCAACCGGCGGGCAGTTGCAGAATATCTTTGACCACATGCAGCGGGTTCAGCCGGTCCGCGGCCGGATGGAACGGGCAGTGATTACACGGGCGGGCGCGCCGGTCTATGTCGACTATGCGCATACGCCGGATGCCCTGCGCGCGGCAATCGCTGCGTTGCGACCGCATGTCGGCGGCAAGCTGATCACTATTTTCGGCGCAGGCGGCGACCGCGACAAGGGCAAGCGTCCGGAAATGGGGGCTATCGCCGTTGAACAGTCCGATCATGTGATCGTTACCGACGACAATCCGCGCAGCGAAGACCCGGCCACTATTCGCGCCGAGATCATGGCCGGAGCCACTGGCGCCGAGGAAGTGGCGGACCGCCGCGCCGCAATCGCCAGAGCGATCGGGCGGGCCGGTCCGCAAGACATCATTCTGCTTGCCGGCAAAGGCCACGAACAGGGCCAGATTATTGGCGACCGGGTGATTCCCTTCGACGATGTCGAAGTGGCGAGAGAATGCGCCGGAGCGCAGCCATTATGA
- the murF gene encoding UDP-N-acetylmuramoyl-tripeptide--D-alanyl-D-alanine ligase, whose amino-acid sequence MSILWTSAAIAEATAGQSSGDFSANGVAFDSREIGPGDLFVALKGEQSDGHLYVEQAFASGAAGAIVSQPVDGPHILVSDTARALDALARASRSRTEAKIIGVTGSVGKTGTKEALYAALDRCSFGRAHRSVKSYNNHVGVPLSLSRMPEDTRFGIFEMGMNHAHELSALTRLVRPHAAIITAIAPAHIGNFSNGELGIVDAKAEIFEGLMPGGTAIIPHDSPHCERLRKKAERHAEHVISFGFDAGADVRAIDIVAAPRGGSLVTAKLGDQSLCFTIAEAGRHWVSNSLAILAAVRAVGGDLATAGLALAEMSGIDGRGRRHVVSLKSGGTATLIDESYNANPASMKATLQHFATEPCTGQKIAILGAMGELGAQSAHYHAALADDILRSGAQAIILVGEDMAHTAAKLEQGLDRGVKMSHAASASDALAEVAKLLSDGDILLVKGSNYLGLSSAVSALASGEY is encoded by the coding sequence ATGAGCATATTGTGGACATCCGCCGCGATAGCGGAAGCGACAGCCGGTCAGTCGAGCGGCGATTTTTCCGCGAACGGCGTCGCTTTTGACTCGCGTGAAATCGGTCCGGGCGATCTGTTCGTCGCGCTCAAGGGCGAGCAGAGCGACGGTCATCTGTACGTGGAACAGGCCTTTGCCTCCGGCGCTGCCGGCGCCATCGTCAGCCAGCCGGTCGACGGGCCCCATATTCTGGTATCTGACACCGCCAGGGCGCTCGATGCGCTGGCCAGAGCATCGCGCTCCCGTACCGAGGCGAAAATCATCGGTGTGACCGGCTCGGTCGGCAAGACCGGTACGAAGGAAGCATTATATGCTGCGCTCGACCGCTGTTCCTTCGGCAGGGCGCACCGCTCGGTCAAAAGCTACAATAATCATGTCGGTGTCCCGCTCAGCCTCTCGCGCATGCCGGAAGACACAAGATTTGGCATCTTTGAAATGGGGATGAATCACGCGCACGAACTGTCGGCGCTGACCCGTCTGGTGCGACCGCATGCTGCGATCATCACCGCGATCGCACCGGCCCATATCGGCAATTTTTCCAACGGCGAGCTCGGTATCGTCGACGCCAAGGCCGAGATATTCGAGGGCCTGATGCCCGGTGGCACCGCCATCATCCCGCATGACAGCCCCCATTGCGAACGACTGCGGAAAAAGGCGGAGCGCCACGCCGAGCATGTGATCTCCTTCGGCTTTGATGCCGGAGCCGACGTCCGCGCGATAGATATTGTTGCGGCGCCGCGAGGCGGGTCGCTGGTTACGGCGAAACTCGGCGACCAGAGCCTCTGCTTCACGATCGCGGAGGCGGGGCGGCACTGGGTGTCCAATTCGCTGGCCATATTGGCGGCCGTACGCGCGGTCGGCGGTGATCTCGCGACGGCCGGGCTGGCGCTCGCGGAAATGAGCGGGATCGACGGGCGGGGCCGTCGCCATGTTGTCTCGCTGAAATCCGGTGGCACGGCAACCCTCATCGACGAAAGCTACAATGCCAATCCGGCATCGATGAAAGCGACGTTACAACATTTTGCAACTGAGCCCTGCACCGGACAAAAGATCGCCATATTGGGCGCGATGGGCGAGCTGGGCGCGCAATCGGCGCATTATCACGCGGCCTTGGCAGACGATATTCTGCGGTCCGGCGCCCAGGCCATCATCTTGGTTGGCGAGGATATGGCACATACTGCCGCGAAACTCGAACAGGGCCTTGATCGGGGCGTGAAAATGTCACATGCGGCAAGTGCTTCGGACGCGCTGGCCGAGGTCGCAAAATTGCTCAGCGACGGGGATATCCTTCTGGTCAAGGGTTCAAATTATCTGGGGCTTTCCTCCGCGGTTTCCGCGCTGGCAAGCGGGGAGTATTGA